Within the Thermus albus genome, the region TGGACCGGCTGGCCCTTAAGGATAAGGACCTACGGACCCTTACCGAGGGCCTTCGCCAAATCGCTGCCCTTCCCGACCCGCTGGGGCGGATTGAGGGGCTTAGCAAACGGCCCAACGGCCTAAGGGTGGGGAGGATGCGGGTTCCCTTGGGCCTCATCGGCTTCATCTACGAGGCCCGCCCGGGGGCCACGGTGGAGGCGGTTTCCGTGGCCTTGAAGGCGGGAAATGCCATGCTCCTTAGGGGGGGGAAGGAGGCCTTCCGCTCCAACCAGGCCCTGGTTTCCCTCTGGCACCGGGCCTTGTTTGAGGTGGGGTTGCCCCGGGAGGCGGTGAGCCTGGTGCCCACCACGGACCGGGAGGCCATCTTGGCCATGTGCCGCCTGGAGCTATTGGACCTCCTCATCCCCCGGGGTGGGGAGGAGCTCATCCGCCTGGTGCAAAGGGAGGCCCGGGTGCCGGTCTTGGCCCACGCCAAGGGGGTAAACCACCTTTACGTGGACCAAAAGGCGGACCTTTCCATGGCCCTGCGCCTGGCCCTGAACGGCAAGACGCAGCGCCCGGCGGTGTGCAACGCCCTCGAGGCCGTCCTGGTCCACGAGGCCGTGGCGGAAGCCTTCCTGCCCATGCTGGAAAAGGCCATGGGGGAAAAGGGGGTGGAGCTTCGGGCCTGCCCCAGGGCCCTTTCCCTCCTCCGGGGGGCGGTGCCCGCTCGGGAGGAGGAATGGGACCAAGAGTATCTGGACCTCATCCTTAGGGTGAAGGTGGTCTCGGGCTTGGATGAAGCCCTGGCCCACATCGCCCGGTACGGCTCCCGCCACACGGAGGCCATCTGCACCCAGGACCCTCATGCGGCCTGGCGCTTCCTGGAGGAGGTGGACGCCAGCCTGGTCCTTTGGAACGCCTCCACCCGTTTCAACGACGGCTTCCAGCTGGGCCTGGGGGCGGAGATCGGCATCAGCACCTCCAAGCTCCACGCCTACGGCCCCATGGGGCCCATGGAGCTCACCACCACCAAGTGGGTGGCCTTGGGGGAGGGACAAGAGCGGGAATGATGCCCTTTCCTCCCGTTTCGTTCTCCAAGCTCCGCCGAGATGACACCTATCGGCGGCCCTTTCCGGGGTTCCCACCCTGGCAGGGGCCTGGGTGGGTGGTATGAGCCCACCCTCCTGGCAAAGGGGGGTCCTGGGAAAGGCCTAATGGGCGGCATCCTGGTGGAGCTTTGGCACCGGGGAAAGGGGTGGTTCCTGAAGGGCGGGCTATGCTGAGGAAGGCTTTCCAACTTTACGCTCAAGCCCACGTGCCCTTTTTCGCCGCCGCCTTGGCCTACTACGCCCTCCTCTCCCTCATGCCCCTTCTTTTTCTTCTGGTGGGGGTCTTCGGTCTTTTTCTCTCAGGGAGCGAGGCCCTAAGGGAAGGATTTTTGGGAGGTGTGGAGGCCTTGGCGGAAGGCCTTTTCCCGGCCCGGCCCGAGCTGGCCCAGGATCTCTTGCGCTTCCTCACCCGGGGGGCCTTTCCCTTAACCCTTTTGAGCGCCCTTTTTCTCCTTTGGTCGGGGAGCAACTTCTTTGCCGCCTTGGGCTATGCCCTGGGGCTCATCTTCGGCCGGCCCCCTGGCCTTCGCCACCGCCTTTTGGGCCTCCTCATGCCGGTTCTTTTGGGCCTTGGCCTCATCCTCCTTTCCCTTTTGGGCTTGGCCTTGGGGTTTGTCCTCCGCTTCCTGCCCCCTGAGTGGCGGGGTTTCCTGGGGCCTTTTGAGGTCTTCCTGCCCCTTTTCCTGGCCTTTTTGCTCTTCCTTTTTGCCTACGCCTTTTTCCGCGGCCTAAAGGGGTTTCGTGGCCTTCTTCCCCTCAGCGTGGGGGCGGGGGTGGCGGCCCTCCTCTTTGAGGGGGTGCGGCTTGGTT harbors:
- a CDS encoding YhjD/YihY/BrkB family envelope integrity protein produces the protein MLRKAFQLYAQAHVPFFAAALAYYALLSLMPLLFLLVGVFGLFLSGSEALREGFLGGVEALAEGLFPARPELAQDLLRFLTRGAFPLTLLSALFLLWSGSNFFAALGYALGLIFGRPPGLRHRLLGLLMPVLLGLGLILLSLLGLALGFVLRFLPPEWRGFLGPFEVFLPLFLAFLLFLFAYAFFRGLKGFRGLLPLSVGAGVAALLFEGVRLGLPRLLPRSQYELFYGPLAGFVLALLGLYLVLWVFLLGAVVARVVED
- a CDS encoding glutamate-5-semialdehyde dehydrogenase — protein: MREEVWASLKDLAEGARARLPEIAKGNRDGALLAMARLLEEAWPEVLRANREDLEEAERSGLSRAKLDRLALKDKDLRTLTEGLRQIAALPDPLGRIEGLSKRPNGLRVGRMRVPLGLIGFIYEARPGATVEAVSVALKAGNAMLLRGGKEAFRSNQALVSLWHRALFEVGLPREAVSLVPTTDREAILAMCRLELLDLLIPRGGEELIRLVQREARVPVLAHAKGVNHLYVDQKADLSMALRLALNGKTQRPAVCNALEAVLVHEAVAEAFLPMLEKAMGEKGVELRACPRALSLLRGAVPAREEEWDQEYLDLILRVKVVSGLDEALAHIARYGSRHTEAICTQDPHAAWRFLEEVDASLVLWNASTRFNDGFQLGLGAEIGISTSKLHAYGPMGPMELTTTKWVALGEGQERE